One part of the Parabacteroides distasonis ATCC 8503 genome encodes these proteins:
- a CDS encoding TapB family protein, whose amino-acid sequence MKTNIRFLVMIAVSLLTVLGMSAQEPFFLHKEGVKLTYADKDKKGKINSYTETTATKVTGDADNCTVTYSMMVMDNKKNPVLKQPMTQTFEVKNGTVTYDPKSLVGQIMEGMQVTVTGTPFQLPSNVKVGDTFGDYTITLNLAGIKTNTEVTGVKAVAEETLDVNGTSIDCVVIENTTVSKVIGIKQTTIQKIWYGHGIGPVKTNMYNKKGKLMTSQELVSIEGL is encoded by the coding sequence ATGAAAACGAACATTAGATTTCTAGTTATGATCGCCGTTTCCTTGCTGACGGTATTGGGAATGAGCGCGCAAGAACCTTTCTTCCTACATAAGGAAGGCGTGAAACTGACTTACGCCGACAAGGACAAGAAAGGAAAGATCAACAGTTACACGGAGACTACCGCTACAAAGGTGACGGGAGACGCGGACAACTGCACCGTTACCTACTCGATGATGGTGATGGACAATAAAAAGAACCCGGTGCTCAAGCAACCGATGACACAGACATTCGAGGTGAAGAATGGCACGGTGACCTACGATCCCAAGTCGTTGGTAGGACAGATCATGGAGGGCATGCAAGTAACCGTGACCGGAACACCCTTCCAACTTCCCTCCAATGTCAAGGTAGGCGATACCTTCGGCGACTATACCATCACCTTGAACTTGGCCGGCATCAAGACCAATACGGAGGTGACGGGCGTGAAGGCCGTGGCCGAGGAAACCCTCGACGTGAACGGGACGAGTATCGACTGCGTCGTGATTGAGAACACTACCGTATCGAAAGTGATCGGTATCAAGCAGACCACTATCCAGAAGATCTGGTATGGCCACGGCATTGGCCCTGTGAAGACAAACATGTATAACAAGAAGGGAAAACTGATGACAAGCCAAGAGCTAGTTTCAATAGAAGGATTGTAA
- a CDS encoding zinc-ribbon domain-containing protein, giving the protein MAFCTNCGTNVPDGIKFCTSCGTPMSVQAQPQAPPPPQQTYVQPQPAPQPLPQQAYAPPSQPAYAQPQPGYVAPAGDPNAPLPPGSKYEPITTGGYIGIFLLMLLPLINLILLIIWACGGCQKVNKANFARAMLIMMIIGSVLSLLMFFAVRMLFGSEIDSLMEAFGDLLK; this is encoded by the coding sequence ATGGCTTTTTGTACAAACTGCGGGACAAATGTCCCGGATGGCATAAAATTCTGTACCTCATGTGGTACGCCGATGTCGGTACAGGCACAACCGCAAGCCCCGCCACCGCCCCAGCAAACCTATGTGCAGCCGCAACCTGCGCCTCAGCCACTACCGCAGCAGGCTTATGCCCCGCCATCGCAACCGGCTTACGCACAACCTCAACCGGGATACGTGGCTCCGGCGGGCGATCCGAACGCTCCGCTTCCCCCGGGAAGCAAGTATGAACCGATCACGACGGGTGGGTATATCGGTATCTTCCTGTTGATGCTTCTTCCGTTGATCAATCTCATCCTACTCATTATCTGGGCCTGCGGAGGCTGCCAGAAGGTGAACAAGGCGAACTTCGCCCGTGCGATGCTGATCATGATGATAATCGGTTCGGTCTTGTCGTTGCTGATGTTCTTCGCCGTACGGATGCTGTTCGGTAGCGAGATAGACAGCTTGATGGAAGCTTTCGGAGATCTACTCAAATAA
- a CDS encoding L,D-transpeptidase — protein MATLRAQEEKADGTNRVIVSKQDMRITVLCPQGDTLAVFPIACGRNYGDKQQEWDFRTPEGHFVIESVEDTSLWPRDSTRQETPGEIYGPRFFRLKTPGFTGIGIHGTANPQVIPGRITMGCIRLSNEDLKAFSRLVDVDTRVDILPDKGRECGSLSKLARDDDY, from the coding sequence ATGGCGACGCTACGGGCGCAGGAAGAAAAAGCGGACGGCACGAACCGGGTGATAGTATCCAAACAGGATATGCGGATAACCGTTCTTTGTCCGCAAGGCGATACGCTCGCCGTTTTTCCCATCGCTTGCGGACGCAATTACGGCGACAAGCAGCAGGAATGGGATTTCCGGACACCGGAAGGGCATTTCGTGATAGAGTCCGTGGAAGATACCTCCCTTTGGCCGCGAGACTCGACGAGGCAAGAAACTCCCGGCGAGATATACGGCCCCCGCTTCTTCCGCTTGAAAACACCCGGCTTCACGGGCATCGGCATACACGGGACCGCCAACCCCCAAGTGATACCCGGACGGATAACGATGGGCTGCATACGCCTCAGCAATGAGGACCTGAAAGCCTTCTCCCGGCTGGTGGACGTAGATACAAGGGTGGATATCCTGCCCGACAAAGGGAGAGAATGCGGCTCGCTTTCCAAGCTAGCCCGGGACGATGATTACTAA
- a CDS encoding DUF4412 domain-containing protein has protein sequence MKRLILLLICALYVTTAAQAQISFYGEWCRKGGGEKTIMIFDMKEKKAYVMNEARKTCMVMEEIDKLSTNKLVGYDWEVSHSTSREFLGMEEIDGKECAHYYVKSESIYKDGGKDGAGYHEWIYSPMKVSNYNGCIAHDNTVYVMDRTIVLRRVKMGPQPAHLFQVPEGYQMTVMPAGGLLEMMTGKSCEENTQKVDETRDAIQKSNEQIKEQLKEVNDKSKSDEERMKALLEMLGGQKKK, from the coding sequence ATGAAAAGGTTAATCTTATTATTGATATGCGCGCTGTACGTAACGACGGCGGCGCAGGCGCAAATTTCTTTCTATGGTGAGTGGTGCCGGAAAGGGGGTGGCGAAAAGACCATCATGATCTTCGATATGAAGGAAAAGAAAGCCTACGTGATGAACGAGGCCCGGAAGACCTGCATGGTGATGGAGGAGATCGACAAGTTATCCACCAATAAGCTGGTGGGTTACGACTGGGAAGTGTCTCACTCTACCTCCCGAGAGTTTTTGGGCATGGAGGAGATAGACGGTAAGGAGTGTGCCCACTACTATGTCAAGAGCGAATCGATCTACAAGGATGGCGGCAAGGATGGCGCCGGCTATCACGAATGGATTTACTCGCCCATGAAGGTATCGAACTACAACGGCTGCATCGCCCACGACAATACGGTGTATGTGATGGACAGGACCATCGTGCTTCGCCGCGTCAAGATGGGGCCGCAACCGGCGCACCTCTTCCAAGTGCCCGAAGGGTATCAAATGACTGTGATGCCTGCCGGCGGCCTGCTGGAGATGATGACGGGGAAATCGTGCGAGGAGAACACCCAAAAAGTGGACGAGACACGCGATGCCATCCAAAAATCCAATGAGCAGATCAAGGAGCAACTGAAAGAGGTCAACGACAAGAGCAAGAGCGACGAGGAACGGATGAAGGCCTTGCTCGAGATGCTGGGCGGACAGAAGAAGAAATAG
- a CDS encoding HU family DNA-binding protein, whose translation MAKYKLIKKVNPQKRQEPGKWYATPKSETPLSGKAMTCAATANTTTAPIEMEASLELLAKFVPQQLQQGHTVKIPGLGTFRLTFKSDGVEDINSFRANSMIKNVRIVFTPSKELRESVLSGLTFEDGGVLEDDISYASIADYRLAKGVPEGGGDSESPGEI comes from the coding sequence ATGGCAAAGTACAAGTTAATTAAGAAAGTGAATCCGCAGAAAAGACAGGAACCTGGCAAATGGTACGCGACCCCCAAAAGCGAGACCCCGCTCTCGGGCAAGGCGATGACGTGCGCCGCCACCGCCAACACCACTACTGCTCCCATCGAGATGGAGGCCTCGCTGGAGCTTCTGGCCAAGTTCGTGCCCCAACAACTCCAGCAGGGACACACGGTGAAGATACCGGGCTTGGGTACTTTTCGCCTCACCTTCAAGAGCGATGGCGTGGAAGATATTAACAGTTTCCGGGCGAACAGCATGATCAAGAACGTCCGGATCGTATTCACTCCCTCGAAAGAATTGCGGGAGAGCGTGCTCAGCGGCCTTACGTTCGAGGACGGCGGCGTACTGGAGGACGACATCAGCTACGCTTCTATAGCCGATTACCGTTTGGCCAAAGGTGTCCCGGAGGGCGGCGGAGACTCGGAAAGCCCGGGTGAGATTTAA
- a CDS encoding zinc-ribbon domain-containing protein has product MYSQPTSRRRKAAFERAEAEERARREAEEQEHSCPNCGAYNPEGTNFCQECGTRLTQPVQQAPAAKRFCPNCGTEVIAGHRFCSGCGTKME; this is encoded by the coding sequence ATTTACTCGCAGCCAACAAGCAGGCGGCGGAAAGCCGCCTTCGAACGTGCCGAGGCCGAGGAACGTGCCCGCCGGGAAGCCGAGGAGCAGGAGCATAGCTGCCCCAATTGCGGGGCCTATAATCCGGAGGGAACCAACTTTTGCCAAGAGTGTGGAACCCGTTTGACGCAACCCGTGCAACAAGCGCCTGCGGCGAAACGTTTCTGCCCGAACTGCGGCACGGAAGTTATCGCCGGGCATCGTTTCTGCAGCGGTTGCGGAACAAAAATGGAATGA